A window from Solanum stenotomum isolate F172 chromosome 5, ASM1918654v1, whole genome shotgun sequence encodes these proteins:
- the LOC125864153 gene encoding uncharacterized protein LOC125864153 yields the protein MSSIAILVMHSGKWDDANCYVDYVIEGVVFRENASFTELYNIITTQLAVDVTVKNSEHCESSTTVASGISGSLCITDFEEFEKQKLTVAEIVNPLDTFQMEKCSVVITDPSHKYVKVDQVYNNKATLKCVIEQYAIAERFQFKTKRSNSIRVYSQRQVTNNLVRGIVKPKLVDHKRKYTPADIKKDMKLDLGVDITYMLAWRAKERALISLRGTPGGSYNKLPEYLYIFGITYPGSHIRLQKTDEDRFMYLFVALDPFIKGFDHCRPVVVVDGSHLRGPYNGTFVAASTTDGAGI from the exons ATGTCTTCCATAGCTATTTTGGTAATGCATTCTGGAAAATGGGATGATGCAAACTGTTATGTTGACTATGTTATTGAGGGAGTTGTTTTCAGAGAAAATGCCTCATTTACAGAgttgtataatataattacaACTCAACTAGCTGTGGATGTGACTGTGAAG AACAGTGAACATTGTGAAAGTTCAACTACGGTAGCATCTGGTATTTCTGGATCACTTTGTATAACTGATTTTGAGGAATTTGAAAAACAGAAACTGACAGTTGCAGAGATAGTAAATCCCCTCGATACCTTTCAAATGGAGAAATGCAGTGTGGTGATTACTGATCCATCGCATAAGTATGTAAAGGTAGATCAAGTATACAATAATAAAGCTACATTGAAGTGTGTGATAGAGCAATATGCAATTGCGGAACGATTTCAGTTTAAAACAAAGAGGTCAAATTCAATCAG GGTGTATTCACAACGACAAGTAACAAACAATTTAGTTAGAGGAATTGTTAAGCCTAAATTGGTAGATCATAAAAGGAAATACACACCTGCTGACATAAAAAAAGATATGAAGCTGGATCTTGGTGTTGATATAACTTACATGTTGGCTTGGAGAGCTAAAGAAAGGGCTTTGATTTCTTTGAGGGGCACGCCAGGAGGATCCTACAACAAACTACCTgagtatttgtatatatttggtatTACATATCCAGGATCCCATATACGCTTGCAGAAAACAGATGAAGATAGGTTTATGTACCTATTTGTTGCATTGGATCCTTTCATCAAAGGATTTGACCATTGTCGACCTGTAGTCGTAGTTGATGGGAGTCACCTCCGAGGACCTTATAATGGAACTTTTGTAGCAGCAAGCACGACTGACGGTGCAGgtatataa
- the LOC125864154 gene encoding non-specific lipid-transfer protein 2-like encodes MAGKIACFVVLCMVMVAPYASEAFSCGQVQAGVVKCLPYLQNRGPVGQCCDVVKGLLNSAKTTQDRRTTCSCLKSAASIIKGIDMSKAAGLPALCGVKSPFKISLSTDCTKVQ; translated from the exons atggctgGGAAAATTGCATGTTTTGTGGTTTTGTGCATGGTGATGGTTGCACCCTATGCATCGGAGGCGTTTAGCTGCGGTCAAGTTCAGGCCGGAGTGGTTAAGTGTCTCCCTTATTTGCAAAATCGCGGCCCCGTGGGACAGTGTTGTGATGTTGTTAAAGGTCTCCTGAATTCTGCTAAGACAACACAGGATCGTAGAACTACATGCTCTTGCCTTAAATCAGCTGCTTCTATTATAAAGGGCATTGATATGAGCAAAGCTGCTGGTCTCCCTGCTCTTTGTGGTGTCAAAAGTCCCTTCAAGATTAGCCTCTCCACTGACTGCACTAA GGTCCAGTGA
- the LOC125865620 gene encoding peroxidase 2-like produces the protein MASSYSFVFLHVLVIFSLARTAFSDLSDDFYDDICPQALPTIRRVVEDAVSQERRMGASLLRLHFHDCFVNGCDASILLDQTATIDSEKTSRANNNSARGFEVIDRIKSEVDKVCGRPVVSCADILAVAARDSVVALHGPIWEVELGRRDSTTASRTTADNDIPTPLMDLPALIDNFKKQGLDEEDLVALSGGHTLGFAQCSTFRNRIYSETNNIDSTFASQRQANCPRSGGDSNLASLDPTPALFDSKYFTNLVSKKGLLHSDQALFSGGETDELVKTYSTNLRTFSKDFAESMIKMGNIKPLTGNEGQIRVDCRKVN, from the exons ATGGCTTCAAGTTATAGCTTCGTATTTCTTCATGTGTTAGTCATATTTTCTTTAGCACGCACGGCTTTTTCGGATTTGTCAGATGATTTCTACGATGATATTTGTCCCCAAGCTTTACCAACCATTAGAAGGGTTGTTGAGGATGCAGTCAGCCAAGAGAGGCGAATGGGTGCCTCTTTGCTACGATTACATTTTCATGATTGTTTCGTTAAT GGTTGTGACGCTTCAATTCTTCTTGATCAAACGGCTACAATTGATAGTGAAAAGACTTCTCGTGCTAATAACAATTCAGCCAGAGGATTTGAGGTGATCGATAGAATTAAGTCGGAGGTTGATAAAGTTTGTGGACGTCCAGTTGTATCTTGTGCAGACATATTGGCTGTTGCAGCTCGTGACTCTGTTGTTGCT TTACATGGACCAATATGGGAAGTGGAACTAGGAAGAAGGGATTCGACTACAGCAAGTAGAACCACTGCTGATAATGACATTCCAACTCCATTGATGGACTTACCTGCACTTATCGACAACTTTAAGAAGCAAGGTTTGGATGAAGAAGATCTCGTTGCTCTCTCCGGTGGCCACACACTAGGGTTTGCTCAGTGTTCCACCTTTAGGAATCGCATTTACAGTGAGACTAACAATATTGACTCAACCTTTGCAAGTCAACGTCAAGCAAATTGTCCGCGTAGTGGTGGTGATTCCAATCTTGCTTCCCTTGATCCTACACCTGCTCTTTTCGACTCCAAATATTTCACTAACTTGGTGTCTAAGAAAGGGCTATTGCATTCTGATCAAGCATTGTTTAGCGGAGGAGAGACCGATGAACTTGTTAAAACCTATAGTACGAATTTAAGgactttttcaaaagattttgcTGAGTCTATGATTAAGATGGGTAATATCAAGCCATTGACCGGAAATGAGGGCCAGATTCGTGTCGATTGCAGGAAGGTGAACTAA
- the LOC125865021 gene encoding non-specific lipid-transfer protein 1: MEMVSKIACFVVLCMVVIAPHAEALTCGQVTAGLAPCLPYLQGRGPLGGCCGGVKGLLGSAKTTADRKTACTCLKSAANAIKGIDLNKAAGIPSVCGVNIPYKISPSTDCSTVQ, from the exons atGGAAATGGTTAGCAAGATTGCATGTTTTGTGGTTTTGTGTATGGTGGTGATTGCACCCCATGCAGAGGCATTAACTTGTGGTCAAGTTACAGCTGGCCTGGCTCCTTGCCTCCCTTATCTTCAAGGCCGCGGCCCTCTAGGAGGCTGTTGCGGTGGTGTTAAGGGTCTGTTGGGTTCAGCCAAGACTACCGCGGATCGAAAGACAGCATGCACTTGCTTGAAATCAGCCGCTAATGCTATAAAGGGAATTGATTTGAACAAAGCTGCCGGTATCCCTAGTGTTTGTGGAGTCAACATTCCTTACAAGATCAGCCCCTCCACTGACTGTTCCAC GGTTCAGTAA